The following coding sequences lie in one Apium graveolens cultivar Ventura chromosome 1, ASM990537v1, whole genome shotgun sequence genomic window:
- the LOC141718242 gene encoding F-box/LRR-repeat protein At3g26922-like encodes MAVLSKLEKLSKIDRISDLPDPLLLHILSFLPVKSAASTCSLSKRWQHLYMSLPNLDFHDNDFRENPTNFIKSVDYMLMARENNVILNRFSLSCQGDDVDADHVDAWLWRPLRYYNVQVLKLSLAFSSPYKLPTHVYICTTLQVLSLNWNIIIDVPQIFSLPRLNVLELCDVTFSSTESFDKLLINCPVLENLVIRDCACLTGNHVKIFGNALKTLRLQYSADFEQEVELEFLIDAPAVVNLYVDRPEAVEIKTQMLLLVTATIDGYPNAQCHVSSVQTDRLFRFLGMISHVRRLTLTSDIIVAIKRAAVCKVPTFHNLTDLQLLFDGFTTSAREELDRFDGVMMVWGIKPTMRLFLLNVSLGINLFICNMINENSKWSLFNECKTREFIKQSLNTCTLIETLVIDRIKNRHVVLTLNYVSSFNLN; translated from the exons ATGGCTGTACTTTCCAAACTTGAAAAGCTTTCAAAAATTGATAGAATTAGCGATTTGCCTGACCCCCTTCTCCTACACATTCTTTCTTTTCTTCCAGTTAAATCTGCTGCAAGCACTTGTTCTTTGTCAAAAAGGTGGCAACATCTTTATATGTCACTCCCAAATCTCGATTTTCATGATAATGACTTTCGTGAAAACCCCACAAATTTCATTAAATCTGTTGATTACATGTTGATGGCCAGGGAGAATAATGTGATTCTTAACAGATTCAGTTTGAGTTGCCAAGGTGATGATGTTGATGCGGATCATGTTGATGCGTGGTTATGGAGGCCTCTTCGATACTACAATGTGCAAGTCCTTAAATTATCACTTGCTTTTTCAAGCCCATATAAATTACCAACTCATGTTTATATATGCACTACCCTTCAAGTTCTGAGCCTCAATTGGAACATAATAATTGATGTTCCTCAGATTTTTAGTCTGCCGAGGCTCAATGTACTTGAGCTTTGCGATGTTACGTTTTCTAGTACTGAGTCGTTTGACAAGCTTTTGATTAATTGCCCGGTGCTTGAAAACTTGGTTATTCGAGATTGTGCTTGTCTTACTGGCAACCATGTTAAGATTTTTGGAAATGCGTTGAAGACTTTGCGGTTACAGTACTCTGCTGACTTTGAACAAGAAGTTGAATTAGAGTTTTTGATTGATGCACCAGCTGTAGTGAATCTTTATGTTGACAGACCTGAAGCTGTAGAGATTAAAACACAAATGTTACTCCTAGTAACTGCAACTATTGATGGCTATCCCAACGCACAATGTCATGTAAGCAGTGTACAAACGGATCGCTTGTTTAGATTTCTTGGAATGATTTCACATGTCAGGCGTCTGACTTTAACCAGCGACATTATTGTG GCCATCAAGCGTGCTGCGGTGTGTAAGGTCCCTACGTTTCATAACTTGACTGACTTGCAACTTCTATTTGATGGG TTTACAACAAGTGCGCGCGAAGAATTAGATAGATTTGATGGTGTGATGATGGTTTGGGGAATAAAGCCTACAATGAGATTGTTTTTGTTAAATGTAAGCTTAGGAATTAACTTATTTATTTGTAATATGATTAATGAGAATTCTAAATGGTCCTTGTTTAATGAATGCAAGACTAGAGAATTCATAAAGCAGTCGCTGAATACATGTACTTTGATTGAGACCCTAGTAATTGA TCGCATAAAAAATAGACATGTGGTCTTAACTCTGAACTATGTTTCTTCTTTCAATTTAAACTAA
- the LOC141718293 gene encoding uncharacterized protein LOC141718293 encodes MKREGRQHGMVRSFCIIPSPLNPNSQQRVINKFDTPATAGLFTKVTSKPTNHSKFTGRCGKPKCSDCHIQPACKSKHKAKGSHKLKSTTDVSSDCRLVSWQVADQTTNEWKKSFKYSASGILDRLRGHLFTAE; translated from the coding sequence ATGAAGAGGGAGGGTCGCCAACACGGCATGGTACGTAGCTTTTGCATCATTCCTTCACCATTAAATCCAAATTCCCAACAAAGAGTGATTAACAAGTTTGATACACCCGCAACAGCTGGACTCTTTACAAAGGTCACCTCAAAACCTACCAATCATTCCAAGTTTACGGGCAGATGTGGGAAACCTAAGTGCTCGGATTGTCATATTCAACCGGCTTGTAAATCCAAACATAAGGCTAAGGGTTCACACAAGCTTAAGTCTACAACTGATGTTAGCTCTGATTGTAGGCTTGTATCTTGGCAAGTTGCAGATCAGACAACTAATGAATGGAAGAAAAGTTTTAAGTATTCGGCTAGTGGGATTCTTGATCGTCTAAGGGGGCATTTGTTTACAGCTGAATAG